In Actinomycetota bacterium, one DNA window encodes the following:
- a CDS encoding M23 family metallopeptidase: MRRIVFGLAVLAALASLLTAVPALGAAPLDDARRRERALKAELQAATAELQAAEAALARAEDQLTYDRAQLEAADKQQRGARAALAGQAAAMYRSGGLAIADALLDRDPALVPGRVEMATVLVTRQAQLIEDAQVSGDAYRSVLGRVTKGYERAKALRDQARAAVGRLEAGLEEAQALEARLVRLEQRRKAAAAAAAAKATPAPAPGPPSGGGGSVSASGRACILERPYSYVDSWGAARSGGRSHQGTDVMAPHGARVFAFVNGVVSRESSSANGGIQLYLQGDNGVEYFYAHLSGYAVSTGTRVRAGQLIAYNGQTGNARYTAPHVHFEVHPGGGTPVNPYPHLKPVCG; this comes from the coding sequence ATGCGCCGAATCGTCTTCGGCCTTGCCGTGCTTGCCGCGCTCGCGTCGCTGCTGACCGCCGTGCCCGCCCTCGGGGCGGCGCCGCTGGATGACGCCCGCCGCCGCGAGCGGGCCCTCAAGGCCGAGCTCCAGGCGGCAACGGCCGAGCTCCAGGCGGCCGAGGCCGCCCTCGCCCGGGCCGAGGACCAGCTGACCTACGACCGGGCCCAGCTCGAGGCGGCCGACAAGCAGCAGCGCGGGGCCAGGGCGGCCCTGGCCGGCCAGGCCGCGGCCATGTACCGCTCCGGCGGCCTGGCCATCGCCGACGCCCTCCTGGACCGCGACCCGGCGCTGGTCCCCGGCCGGGTCGAGATGGCCACCGTGCTGGTGACCCGCCAGGCCCAGCTGATCGAGGACGCCCAGGTGAGCGGGGACGCCTACCGGTCGGTGCTGGGCCGGGTCACCAAGGGCTACGAGCGGGCCAAGGCCCTGCGCGACCAGGCCCGGGCCGCCGTCGGGCGCCTGGAGGCGGGGCTGGAGGAGGCCCAGGCCCTCGAGGCCCGCCTGGTCCGGCTGGAGCAGCGCCGCAAGGCGGCCGCGGCGGCCGCCGCCGCCAAGGCCACCCCGGCCCCGGCGCCCGGCCCGCCCAGCGGTGGCGGCGGGAGCGTGAGCGCGTCCGGCCGGGCCTGCATCCTGGAGCGCCCCTACTCCTACGTCGACAGCTGGGGCGCGGCCCGCTCCGGCGGCCGCAGCCACCAGGGCACCGACGTGATGGCGCCCCACGGGGCCAGGGTGTTCGCCTTCGTCAACGGCGTGGTCAGCCGCGAGTCGAGCAGCGCCAACGGCGGCATCCAGCTGTACCTCCAGGGCGACAACGGCGTCGAGTACTTCTACGCCCACCTGTCCGGCTACGCCGTCTCCACCGGCACCCGGGTCCGGGCCGGTCAGCTGATCGCCTACAACGGCCAGACGGGCAACGCCCGCTACACCGCCCCCCACGTCCACTTCGAGGTCCACCCCGGCGGCGGCACCCCGGTCAACCCCTACCCGCACCTCAAGCCGGTCTGCGGCTGA
- a CDS encoding adenylate/guanylate cyclase domain-containing protein, whose translation MEAEPLTEADLAGRAGVAEAEIGRLVGLGILVARDGPAPFLTIDLGKIRLAVACERAGLPMDAIAAAIRAGRLSFAFLEAAPYHRWAAPSGRTYRQVSEETGVPLDVLRETLEAMGFAWTSPDEQMREDELEVVPVMQLGISSGILDRSWLARAGRAYAEGMRLAAVVETELFRSRFEEPVLASGLGQRQAMELASELAAPFMPLVDRALMGIYRRQQELSWTEHQVENIEVALEEAGALVRPERMPAMCFLDLTGYTRLTEERGDQAAAELAETLARLVERSARARGGTPVKWLGDGVMLHFRDPAGAVSAALAMVGQVPEAGLPPAHVGVAAGPVVVQGGDYFGRTVNLASRVAAQARAGQVLVTAPVAAATAGDGVRFTELGDLELKGFSAPVRVLEASRA comes from the coding sequence ATGGAGGCGGAGCCGCTCACCGAGGCCGACCTGGCCGGGCGGGCCGGCGTGGCCGAGGCCGAGATCGGCCGGCTGGTCGGCCTCGGCATCCTGGTCGCCCGCGACGGGCCGGCCCCGTTCCTGACCATCGACCTCGGCAAGATCCGCCTGGCCGTGGCCTGCGAGCGGGCCGGGCTGCCCATGGACGCGATCGCCGCCGCCATCCGGGCCGGCCGGCTGTCGTTCGCGTTCCTGGAGGCCGCCCCCTACCACCGCTGGGCGGCGCCCTCGGGCCGGACCTACCGGCAGGTCAGCGAGGAGACCGGCGTCCCCCTGGACGTGCTGCGGGAGACGCTGGAGGCGATGGGGTTCGCCTGGACGTCGCCGGACGAGCAGATGCGCGAGGACGAGCTCGAGGTGGTCCCGGTCATGCAGCTCGGGATCTCCAGCGGGATCCTCGACCGGTCGTGGCTGGCCCGGGCCGGCCGGGCCTACGCCGAGGGCATGCGCCTGGCCGCCGTGGTCGAGACCGAGCTGTTCCGGTCCCGCTTCGAGGAGCCGGTGCTGGCCTCCGGGCTGGGGCAGCGCCAGGCCATGGAGTTGGCCTCCGAGCTCGCCGCCCCGTTCATGCCCCTGGTCGACCGGGCCCTGATGGGCATCTACCGCCGCCAGCAGGAGCTGAGCTGGACCGAGCACCAGGTGGAGAACATCGAGGTCGCGCTGGAGGAGGCCGGCGCTCTGGTCCGGCCCGAGCGGATGCCGGCCATGTGCTTCCTCGACCTGACCGGCTACACCCGGCTCACCGAGGAGCGGGGCGACCAGGCCGCCGCCGAGCTCGCCGAGACCCTGGCCCGGCTGGTCGAGCGCTCGGCGCGGGCCCGCGGCGGCACCCCGGTGAAGTGGCTCGGCGACGGGGTGATGCTGCACTTCCGCGACCCGGCGGGCGCGGTCTCCGCCGCCCTGGCCATGGTCGGCCAGGTCCCCGAGGCCGGCCTCCCCCCGGCCCACGTCGGCGTGGCCGCCGGGCCGGTGGTCGTCCAGGGCGGCGACTACTTCGGCCGCACCGTCAACCTGGCCTCCCGGGTCGCCGCCCAGGCCAGGGCCGGGCAGGTCCTGGTCACCGCGCCGGTGGCCGCGGCCACGGCCGGCGACGGCGTCCGCTTCACCGAGCTGGGCGACCTCGAGCTCAAGGGCTTCTCGGCCCCGGTCCGGGTCCTGGAGGCCAGCCGGGCCTGA